In Oleiharenicola lentus, the following are encoded in one genomic region:
- the lysS gene encoding lysine--tRNA ligase translates to MSDIPQDITHDQHAVRLKKLQDMRAAGTDPFRANCEQTHFSGEALKAHVDGQDYTVPVKVAGRLVVIRDMGKSQFVKILDQQGQIQLYVKKDLVGDEAYMAFKKLDLGDIIGVEGVLFKSKSGEVTVRVDKFTLVSKALRPLPEKWHGLTDREQIYRQRYLDLIVNEESRKRLMLRSRIVASIRATLAGRKFIEVETPMLEGVAGGAAARPFTTHHNALNADFFLRIALELRLKRLLVGGYDRVFEIGRVFRNEGVSTKHNPEFTMLEVYQAYSDFRGMMDLLKAIFADLARDVIGTTEIKHAASGQTINFAGEWREARYFDLIDATVGDKLGGAKLSSFRNTPDYRTKATAAAQALGLDIHPGWETHEIVNEIFGKRIEPTLIQPTFVTHLPKELCPLAKLNAEDPGLIDVFECIIGGMEVAPAYSEQNDPFVQREMFEKQVGEDKQNLDNDFLLSLEHGMPPAGGMGVGIDRLCILLTGAESIRDVILFPSLRPQEAK, encoded by the coding sequence ATGAGCGACATCCCCCAGGACATCACCCACGACCAGCATGCGGTGCGGCTGAAGAAGCTACAGGATATGCGCGCCGCGGGCACGGATCCGTTCCGCGCCAACTGCGAGCAGACGCATTTCTCGGGCGAAGCGCTGAAAGCCCACGTGGACGGCCAGGATTACACCGTGCCGGTCAAGGTCGCCGGCCGACTCGTCGTCATCCGCGACATGGGCAAGAGCCAGTTCGTGAAGATTCTCGACCAGCAGGGCCAGATCCAACTCTACGTGAAGAAGGACCTGGTGGGCGACGAGGCCTACATGGCTTTCAAGAAACTCGATCTCGGGGACATCATCGGCGTCGAGGGCGTGCTGTTCAAATCCAAGAGCGGAGAGGTCACGGTGCGCGTGGACAAGTTCACGCTCGTGTCCAAGGCCCTGCGACCGCTGCCCGAGAAGTGGCACGGTCTGACCGATCGCGAGCAGATCTACCGCCAGCGCTACCTCGACCTCATCGTGAACGAGGAGTCGCGCAAGCGCCTGATGCTGCGCAGCCGGATCGTGGCGAGCATCCGCGCCACCCTGGCGGGCCGGAAGTTCATCGAGGTGGAGACCCCGATGCTCGAGGGCGTCGCCGGCGGCGCCGCCGCGCGGCCCTTCACGACGCACCACAACGCGCTCAACGCCGACTTTTTCCTCCGCATCGCACTCGAACTGCGCCTGAAGCGCCTGCTCGTGGGCGGCTATGACCGCGTGTTTGAGATCGGCCGCGTGTTCCGCAACGAGGGTGTGTCCACCAAGCACAACCCCGAGTTCACCATGCTCGAGGTTTACCAGGCCTACTCCGATTTCCGCGGCATGATGGACCTGCTCAAGGCCATCTTTGCGGACCTCGCGCGCGACGTCATCGGCACCACCGAGATCAAGCACGCTGCGAGCGGCCAGACCATCAACTTCGCCGGCGAGTGGCGCGAGGCGCGCTACTTCGACCTGATCGACGCGACCGTGGGCGACAAGCTCGGCGGCGCGAAGCTCAGCTCGTTCCGCAACACGCCCGACTACCGCACCAAGGCGACGGCCGCCGCGCAGGCGCTCGGCCTCGACATCCACCCGGGCTGGGAGACGCACGAGATCGTGAACGAGATCTTCGGCAAGCGCATCGAGCCCACGCTCATCCAGCCGACCTTCGTCACGCACCTGCCCAAGGAACTTTGTCCGCTGGCCAAGCTCAACGCCGAGGACCCCGGCCTGATCGATGTGTTCGAGTGCATCATCGGCGGCATGGAGGTGGCCCCGGCCTACTCCGAGCAGAACGATCCCTTTGTGCAGCGTGAGATGTTCGAAAAGCAGGTGGGTGAGGACAAACAGAACCTCGACAACGACTTCCTGCTCTCACTCGAGCATGGCATGCCGCCCGCCGGCGGCATGGGCGTGGGCATCGACCGTCTCTGCATCCTGCTCACCGGGGCCGAGAGCATCCGCGACGTGATCCTGTTCCCGTCTCTGCGGCCGCAAGAGGCGAAATGA
- a CDS encoding MgtC/SapB family protein produces the protein MHPLLLAITASAGLGALIGLIRQWSEQADKPPGAEYNGLRTFTLWSVLGCVAAFLSSAYSPAVLPVVVAGVAAQLVARAWSAASDTAGSVGSTSFAAAMLTMLVGALVYWQHHQAAVLISATTGVLLGLKARIHAWTRGFTDADIRGTLQFIAITGVILPLVPNRELGPFAAFNPYSTWLMVVLISGLGFTGYVAMRLLGASAGILLTSLLGGLASSTATTLAFSRRSREDPVLSRHYALAVVAACSMMLPRVLVALSVFNRDLAWHLVLPFALMAVPALGYGVWLWFARRNQTHTVGAPALANPLSLRTAVKFALLYTAITFLVKAAANWEILHTGLLPLSFVSGLTDMDAISLSVVGSLNTGNIPLPLAAHAILVAAIANSLLKAGLTFSLGSPELRRHAGGVLILTALGGVGGWWLVA, from the coding sequence ATGCACCCGCTCCTGCTCGCAATCACGGCCAGCGCCGGTCTCGGTGCCCTCATCGGGCTCATCCGCCAGTGGAGCGAACAGGCCGACAAGCCTCCCGGCGCCGAATACAACGGCCTGCGCACCTTCACCCTCTGGAGCGTGCTCGGCTGCGTGGCGGCGTTCCTTTCCTCGGCCTATTCGCCCGCTGTGTTGCCCGTGGTTGTCGCCGGGGTCGCAGCACAACTGGTGGCCCGGGCTTGGTCGGCCGCGTCCGACACCGCCGGTTCGGTGGGCAGCACATCCTTTGCGGCCGCCATGCTCACGATGCTCGTCGGGGCGCTCGTGTATTGGCAGCACCATCAGGCCGCCGTGTTGATCAGCGCCACGACCGGAGTGCTGCTGGGCTTGAAGGCCCGCATCCACGCGTGGACGCGCGGCTTCACCGACGCGGACATCCGCGGCACGCTGCAGTTCATCGCCATCACCGGTGTGATCCTTCCACTGGTCCCCAACCGCGAACTCGGGCCGTTCGCCGCCTTCAACCCCTATTCCACGTGGCTCATGGTCGTCCTGATCTCCGGCCTCGGTTTCACCGGCTACGTGGCCATGCGCCTGCTCGGTGCCTCGGCGGGCATTCTGCTGACCAGCCTGCTTGGCGGCCTCGCCTCGAGCACCGCCACGACCCTCGCCTTCAGCCGCCGCAGCCGCGAGGACCCGGTCCTTTCGCGGCATTACGCGTTGGCCGTGGTCGCCGCGTGCAGCATGATGCTCCCGCGCGTGCTGGTCGCGCTCAGCGTGTTCAACCGCGACCTCGCCTGGCATCTCGTTTTGCCCTTCGCGCTCATGGCAGTCCCAGCCCTGGGCTACGGCGTGTGGCTCTGGTTCGCCCGCCGCAACCAAACCCACACCGTCGGCGCGCCCGCGCTCGCCAATCCCCTGAGCCTGCGTACCGCGGTGAAATTCGCCCTCCTCTACACCGCTATCACCTTTCTGGTGAAAGCCGCCGCCAACTGGGAAATCCTCCACACCGGCCTGCTTCCCCTCAGCTTCGTGTCGGGCCTGACCGACATGGACGCCATCTCCCTCTCCGTGGTCGGCAGCCTCAACACCGGCAACATCCCCCTGCCCCTCGCCGCCCACGCGATCTTGGTCGCCGCCATCGCCAACTCCCTGCTGAAGGCCGGCCTGACCTTCTCGCTGGGTTCGCCGGAGTTGCGCCGCCACGCCGGCGGCGTGCTCATCCTGACCGCCCTGGGCGGCGTGGGCGGGTGGTGGCTGGTCGCTTGA